In Candidatus Eisenbacteria bacterium, the sequence CGAAGACCAATCTTGGAATTCCAAATTCCTCAGAATCTTTGCAGCCCAGCCCGACGTCTCTGCTCGCTCCGTCAACCCTGTAGAGTATCCCCGTAGATTCAATAATGTCCCTTCTATCGAGGGGTCATTGCTTCACCCGGGACAGCACCAGGCCAAGCAGAACCATAAGCACTCCCGTCGCAGCGAAGAGCCCCCGTGCAACAAAGGGCATGGTGAAAGCAGTGTTGTACACAATGAATCCGGTCAATCCGAGGACAACGGACATTGAATAGATCACAAGGCAGCCTTTTGGGACCGAACCGAGTACAGTGACCATCCTATGGGAGGAGTGGTCCTTTCCGCCCTGATATATCTTCCTGCCTTCCAGAAGCCTTATGACTGTCACAAACGTAATATCAAAGACCGGATATCCGAGAACAAGCACAGGGACGAAGAGTTTGAGCCCTGACATTTCGTTCGGGATTGCTCCCAACGAAAGCGCACAGAGACAATATCCGAGAAAGAGACTTCCGGCATCGCCAAGAAATATCGATGCAGGTGAGAAGTTGTATCTTAGAAAGCCAAGTGTCGCACCGCAAAGTCCCGCGGCAAGTACTGCCGGGAGCCCTTCTCCGGACACCGTGGACAGAAGAAAAAAGAAAAGGCCGGCAAGAAAACTCACTCCTCCGCTGATTCCATCCATGTTGTCAAGGAAATTCAGGGCGTTCATCAAGCCCACTGCCCAAATGAGGGAGATGAGAAAATTCACTACTTCATGCCCGGCAACTCTCCCGACTCCGCCACCGAGAAGGAGAATCGCCGCCGCAGCTGCCTGTCCCCCGAGTTTCACCAGCGGACTCATCCCTCTTCTATCATCAATG encodes:
- a CDS encoding MraY family glycosyltransferase — its product is MPHLVTFLLSLLLSFILTPVFRTISRRLSFVDLPEERKFHSKATPLLGGIAVFLAWQLSVLVGLVMLDGRIDGNALAIFGGALVVIVVGLIDDRRGMSPLVKLGGQAAAAAILLLGGGVGRVAGHEVVNFLISLIWAVGLMNALNFLDNMDGISGGVSFLAGLFFFLLSTVSGEGLPAVLAAGLCGATLGFLRYNFSPASIFLGDAGSLFLGYCLCALSLGAIPNEMSGLKLFVPVLVLGYPVFDITFVTVIRLLEGRKIYQGGKDHSSHRMVTVLGSVPKGCLVIYSMSVVLGLTGFIVYNTAFTMPFVARGLFAATGVLMVLLGLVLSRVKQ